DNA from Pichia kudriavzevii chromosome 5, complete sequence:
TTCAAAACGAACACGATCAGATAAGCCACAGCCACGAGTTGAGTAAACTAAATTCTGAAATAGATCGTCTAGAGGATGCCAACCTTGAACTCCAAAGAGAGTTAGATAAAGTATCacaggagaaagaaaatttggaaactcGATACGAAAATTTGAAAGGAGAAATTGAGCAACATGACTTAGACAATGAAAAAGTGACCCATTCACCATCACCAAACAATTCGTTTGTTATTACAGATATGCAAGCCGAAATCGATGCGTTGAAGGATAGATTAAGTGCGGCAGAGACTGAAAAGAGAACCCTGCAACAAAAATATGATAGGGATATACGCTTGAGTTACCATTCTTCTCGagagaaggttgaagataTGACCAAACGTTTAGAAGAATCTCTGAAGACCATCGATGGTCTAGATGAGCAGTTATCAGATAAAGAAAACGAGAATTTAACGTTACATCaggaaatcaaacaacTTAATTTGCAAATTGAGTCATTGCAACggaaaaacaaactatTAAATGACCAATTAAACCACTTGAAAGATAATAATTCAGATTCGACTAAACTATTAACCAAAGAAGTTGGTGATTTGTATGATAAGATTGAAGACTATGAAACAGTGGTTCAAAAGCTGAAAAGTCGTATTAAGGATTTGGAGGACTCTTCTTTAGAGAATCGAGCTGAGTACTTGCGAGACTTAGAAGACGATAAAAACCAGTTATATGAAAGTTTAGTGGAAACtgagaaaataataaaggagaaagacTCTGAGATAGCGAGCCTGAAGCTTCAACTATCATCTACcgaaaataaagaaagagaagagtATGTgaaagttgatgatttgattaAAGTTAAAGAACACGTTGAACGTGAACGATTAGAACATGAAAACGAAATTAATACCTTAGTTGAAGAAAGTCGGAAGAAAATAGAAAGTCTGATTGATGAGATAGAAAAACTAGAAGATTCTAAAGATAAGCTGATTGAGACTTACGAAGATCTACGTAACGAATACGAAAATTTACAAACAAAGTATGAAGAACTAGTGAATAGCGCCGAAGTGGAAGAGTTAAGTAATGACCTGGCTAAGATCACCATTGAGTATAAGAGGTCACAAGACGAAAATGATCAATTAATAAAAGAGTATTCATCTGAGGTTGAGATTTTAAATGAAcaattaaaattaaaagatTACGATATCAGCCGGTTAAGGGATGAGTTGCAGAATAAACATCCACTAAACACTGAAAGTATCAATACCAAGCTAAACTCTTTAGAGGAAACAATAAGGAACATCACCGAtaaaaaggaggaaattgaaaaattaaaaattgccttggaagatgaaaacttactattgaaaaatgaaaataatcGATTAAAAACCAAAGAGAACAAGGTGGCTGAGAACTTGAAAGAGTTTGAGGAAGATAATAACCGACTTTTAGCTGAAATGAAGTctaaaaaagttgaaattgagCAACTAAACAGAGAGATACTACAGTTATCTAGCAGAAACAGGCAGCTGGAGAGATTGAATGGTCGCTTAACAAATGaacaagatgaaattcTAATTGAAACCAGCAAGGCGTCTAACACTGTGAGTCAACGAGATACTGACAATTCCATGAAGCTTCGAGAGTATGAGTTAAAGCTGCAAGAAAAGACAAACCAGTATAATAACATagttgaagaatataaTTATATGAAGAACGATTTGATTGAGCGTTTGAAGGATATGAAAAAAGAGATTAAAAGCCAGGGCCAGAATTCACAAGAGGAGATTAGACAATGGAAGGATAGATATGAAAAGACAAAcgagaaattgaaagtttcTGAGAGACACCTTgacattttgaaaaaagagtTGAAAGCTGTCAATGAAGAGTTAGAAAACGAGCGAGAGCGTGATCTTGGTAGAATGGATGAACCATGGTATCCGCCTACACCAGAATCGCCGAGTcgagaaattgatgaaacgATGCTCAACAAATTAAAGATATTAAAGTTGCAGAAGGATATGTTAATGATCAAATTAAACGAGAGAAATGAGAAAGTGTCCGATTTGAAGTATATGCTAGGGTATTTAAGATTGGAggttgaaaagaagaatgaaATGATAAAGCGGAATAAAGGACTACTTCAAACTGTTGGAGTtaaagaagatgatgcGACAATCAGAGACCCAGTAAGAAAGTTACGTGTTTATTTCCTGACAGTATTATCAGGAATTAGATTTAAGAACAGGTTgaatgaaataaaaaagagaaaccaACAAGTTCTCCGGTTGAAAAGTGACATTAAACTGAGTAAAAGGAATGTATAAACGTATTT
Protein-coding regions in this window:
- a CDS encoding uncharacterized protein (PKUD0E00330; similar to Saccharomyces cerevisiae YDR356W (SPC110); ancestral locus Anc_5.414), which codes for MSDNENQKNSTSPEFTPIGSKSGGVAENTMHTFSNMTPILKFTDRNTQTDTNANANFGRNFDLKGRYSSAESSRKPNSTSFTLRRSQARLSRNDDYDDILQSSSVASSIWEDELNERERADNPNNDPFSRRSADSANMEVPILNGKEKIRDDMIGDDSNMLKRQFDLLTKLQSENTNLKVEIVSLRQHLSGLPSDSATLIDENISLNKRIVQLENLLRDNGNEARDDLKSKVREYSERLDSLHRDYDNVLKEKEQLIHDSFNKETELKKLQKSYDELQDDYEKVVHLQGTVEKLDAENQELQDRLDDQMEKYSKLQNEHDQISHSHELSKLNSEIDRLEDANLELQRELDKVSQEKENLETRYENLKGEIEQHDLDNEKVTHSPSPNNSFVITDMQAEIDALKDRLSAAETEKRTLQQKYDRDIRLSYHSSREKVEDMTKRLEESLKTIDGLDEQLSDKENENLTLHQEIKQLNLQIESLQRKNKLLNDQLNHLKDNNSDSTKLLTKEVGDLYDKIEDYETVVQKLKSRIKDLEDSSLENRAEYLRDLEDDKNQLYESLVETEKIIKEKDSEIASLKLQLSSTENKEREEYVKVDDLIKVKEHVERERLEHENEINTLVEESRKKIESLIDEIEKLEDSKDKLIETYEDLRNEYENLQTKYEELVNSAEVEELSNDLAKITIEYKRSQDENDQLIKEYSSEVEILNEQLKLKDYDISRLRDELQNKHPLNTESINTKLNSLEETIRNITDKKEEIEKLKIALEDENLLLKNENNRLKTKENKVAENLKEFEEDNNRLLAEMKSKKVEIEQLNREILQLSSRNRQLERLNGRLTNEQDEILIETSKASNTVSQRDTDNSMKLREYELKLQEKTNQYNNIVEEYNYMKNDLIERLKDMKKEIKSQGQNSQEEIRQWKDRYEKTNEKLKVSERHLDILKKELKAVNEELENERERDLGRMDEPWYPPTPESPSREIDETMLNKLKILKLQKDMLMIKLNERNEKVSDLKYMLGYLRLEVEKKNEMIKRNKGLLQTVGVKEDDATIRDPVRKLRVYFLTVLSGIRFKNRLNEIKKRNQQVLRLKSDIKLSKRNV